The Solibacillus sp. FSL R7-0682 genome includes a window with the following:
- a CDS encoding iron-dependent peroxidase, translated as MNYIWELLIKAEHQGITKKEIHFTQAQNFSPYMELSPLIINTQLIEHDHPIEINSYYRYFEIFKEIFHPNCEVNEEIKEYLVDIVIHFLAEIDRMQGMNKREYYIRFLSREIVNHVFGKQMSDIFYTFEKNEQELVLFNILRLYRTGETLYLLKDTMKRLFTNCTIYTKSEGTDEVLLYIGKEKNGIDEAKILFVQTLFLPIGYKLEVYWKNHFGIIDVEETMQIDRIALY; from the coding sequence ATGAATTATATATGGGAATTACTCATTAAAGCTGAACACCAAGGAATTACAAAAAAAGAAATTCATTTTACGCAAGCTCAAAATTTTTCACCTTATATGGAACTAAGCCCTCTCATTATTAATACGCAATTAATAGAACACGATCATCCTATAGAAATTAATTCATATTATCGCTATTTTGAGATTTTTAAAGAAATATTTCATCCGAATTGCGAAGTAAATGAAGAAATTAAAGAATATTTAGTGGATATTGTCATCCATTTTCTTGCAGAGATTGATCGGATGCAAGGAATGAATAAACGTGAATATTATATTCGATTTCTTTCGAGAGAAATTGTAAATCATGTATTTGGTAAACAAATGAGCGACATTTTTTATACATTTGAAAAGAATGAGCAGGAATTGGTTTTATTCAATATTTTGAGATTGTACCGGACTGGTGAAACACTTTATTTACTGAAGGATACAATGAAGAGACTTTTCACGAATTGCACTATTTATACAAAATCAGAGGGGACAGATGAAGTTCTACTTTATATTGGAAAAGAAAAAAATGGAATAGATGAGGCAAAGATACTGTTTGTTCAAACACTTTTTTTACCTATAGGCTACAAACTGGAAGTATATTGGAAAAATCATTTCGGAATTATTGATGTGGAAGAAACAATGCAAATCGATCGAATAGCCTTGTATTAA
- a CDS encoding normocyte-binding protein produces the protein MLKEIMYERLRKIDDLEQRQLLKNIMSGVFANLIDYQTEWNNRLEERIFNEIDDFDNKYDVYVTLNSREDIDPIHDYLFPMLPSDLENKSIETKQILELIQNNETVKVSNVFLACDSTQIQKIIETPRIFKGKLFTSDGPLNIKVSLQKNTVYLQEVEKLYFTYQVNGIPWRTINHPYIHKFFDVILTECPVLSEDLEIYNVEIDLEEYEQIKYVNMVPLWNIERHEVKNSGFPIPAIDKVNYEHTISIRKLGTQHGYLIDSDEQSVRYIQHSEDELTIVSPLDKSGVWTLLKITQFDNEKLSKEAKYEVLSNQRIENFTNKYVRNYNANVKTKGEIIRLVNSFEVSHRLELIDIELKEVPPLDSVSYPVNAFLIEEMEEHHKKILLLSFKRKEEDTFISNDILSFLVSEVQRYFFEYKCVGKWL, from the coding sequence ATGTTAAAGGAAATCATGTATGAAAGACTACGTAAAATTGATGATTTAGAACAGCGCCAATTACTAAAGAATATAATGAGCGGTGTTTTTGCCAATTTAATTGATTACCAAACAGAATGGAATAATCGACTTGAAGAACGTATTTTTAATGAAATTGATGATTTCGATAACAAATATGATGTTTATGTCACGCTTAACTCAAGAGAAGATATTGATCCAATACATGATTATTTATTCCCCATGCTTCCGTCTGACCTTGAAAATAAATCAATCGAGACAAAACAAATACTCGAATTGATTCAAAATAATGAAACAGTAAAAGTTAGTAATGTTTTTTTAGCATGTGATTCTACTCAAATTCAAAAAATAATCGAAACACCAAGGATATTTAAGGGCAAGCTTTTTACGTCAGATGGACCGTTGAATATAAAAGTGAGCCTTCAGAAAAATACCGTATATTTGCAAGAAGTTGAAAAGCTATATTTTACATATCAAGTAAATGGAATCCCATGGCGAACGATCAACCATCCGTATATTCACAAGTTTTTCGATGTTATTTTAACAGAGTGTCCTGTTTTGTCTGAAGATTTGGAAATATATAATGTTGAAATTGACTTAGAAGAGTATGAACAAATCAAATATGTAAACATGGTGCCATTATGGAATATTGAACGACATGAAGTGAAAAATAGTGGATTCCCGATACCTGCCATTGACAAAGTGAATTACGAGCATACGATTTCAATCAGGAAGTTAGGAACGCAACATGGGTATTTGATTGATTCGGATGAGCAAAGTGTGCGCTATATTCAACATTCAGAGGATGAATTGACTATTGTTTCACCACTGGACAAATCTGGGGTGTGGACATTATTAAAGATCACTCAATTTGATAACGAGAAGCTTTCCAAGGAGGCTAAATATGAAGTACTGTCAAATCAACGAATCGAAAATTTTACGAACAAATATGTTAGAAATTACAACGCTAATGTAAAAACAAAAGGTGAAATTATTCGATTAGTTAATTCTTTCGAAGTAAGTCATAGGCTGGAGTTAATCGATATTGAATTGAAGGAAGTTCCCCCTTTAGATAGTGTTAGTTATCCAGTTAACGCATTTCTAATCGAAGAGATGGAAGAGCACCACAAAAAAATTTTATTACTTTCTTTTAAAAGAAAAGAGGAAGATACCTTTATTTCGAATGATATTTTAAGTTTTCTTGTTTCAGAAGTGCAAAGATATTTTTTCGAATATAAATGTGTTGGTAAATGGCTATGA
- a CDS encoding molecular chaperone, whose protein sequence is MSKYSYKLYTNNRFTEKKYMTYTHVELLELTTFQLRNICYKEKLVTGLVNNLTRDDLIQTILRYRGTEENLLIKDKKEGGFERIEAALQAYLQTPLSDNGEIKIPAKMTLYSGLKMDERDQYFVKTGGLLVESNAFLINDQLELCGIFNLLKNEQSPNQYYLATEEAIGIRDTSNKNYSFIFLRKQDSEYLYKSYYQEHPLPPTNLHYYKVPIPDLEIKQLETTKAILAIDFGTTNTTAGVYLDSDYVSSPCSQDLLNQRIQLDTINFVSFPDPMHHDEWVEVVPTVLSVADCSNPDRPSYHFGYEALKVMKKNSYTTLATKFQGIKRWINNYAKLEEIMDANGNTALVPRSQILREFLLYVIRMAEHQFKCRFKYLHISSPVKLKTQFTEMFQSILPEYQIESEFALDEGMAVLYNTIANQIENNSFIEGKEYKALVIDCGGGTTDLSSCKFQIEDGHISYKIDIHTTYENGDTNFGGNNITYRIFQFMKIVFANYYSRGKNAYDIDTLIDIPGKDIYRHVDEYGVAAVYEQFEKVFLEAERIIPTRFKEYENRTRDEYLRVRNNYYFLWEMAEEMKKEFYRRTGILRSRFNAESDSHQDSDLNVTAVERWSLSIVDNNQFQDIYDYPNVFFNIKEIDHLIKGDIYNIVREFLEQFYEEGTLNDYSIIKLTGQSCKIDAFREALKEFVPGRSIEFRQKAESVGKVPELKLACLRGAIRYLNARRSGVIEINMTNHAPVIPYAVSALTHNRQNKVLISSQERLNQIHGTISRPWGVTEVEFFLWRSDDTPSLKFIYFNHLEDFIPVIYEQIESFYSADKIPQEETDSIKNGEIKFFVFAGENHWGFHVVPVARRDEQLFIGNKEFFAFETDLSELDFFDGQK, encoded by the coding sequence ATGAGTAAATATTCGTATAAGTTATATACAAATAATCGTTTTACCGAAAAAAAATACATGACCTATACGCATGTAGAGCTGTTGGAATTAACGACTTTTCAACTTCGGAACATTTGTTACAAGGAGAAACTTGTTACAGGGTTAGTTAATAACTTAACAAGAGATGATTTAATTCAAACAATTCTTAGATATCGTGGAACAGAGGAGAATCTTTTAATAAAAGATAAAAAGGAGGGCGGATTTGAAAGAATAGAAGCTGCTTTGCAAGCCTATTTACAAACTCCGCTTTCTGATAATGGTGAAATAAAAATTCCAGCAAAAATGACACTGTATAGCGGACTAAAAATGGACGAGCGAGATCAGTATTTCGTGAAAACAGGAGGGTTATTAGTAGAATCAAATGCTTTTCTAATAAATGACCAGTTAGAATTGTGCGGTATTTTTAACCTATTAAAAAATGAACAATCTCCGAACCAATATTACTTAGCTACAGAGGAAGCAATTGGTATTCGTGATACGAGTAATAAGAATTATAGTTTTATTTTTTTAAGAAAACAAGATTCAGAGTATTTGTATAAATCCTACTATCAGGAGCACCCACTTCCACCGACAAATCTTCACTACTATAAAGTGCCTATACCTGACTTGGAAATAAAGCAATTAGAAACAACAAAAGCCATCCTTGCAATTGATTTTGGTACAACGAATACGACCGCTGGCGTGTATTTAGATAGCGACTATGTTTCGTCACCATGTAGTCAAGATTTATTGAATCAACGAATTCAATTAGACACGATTAATTTTGTATCCTTTCCAGATCCAATGCATCATGACGAATGGGTAGAAGTAGTTCCGACCGTTTTAAGTGTAGCAGATTGCTCCAATCCAGATCGACCAAGCTACCATTTTGGATATGAAGCATTAAAAGTAATGAAAAAAAATAGCTACACAACCCTTGCTACAAAGTTCCAAGGAATAAAACGATGGATTAATAATTATGCCAAATTAGAAGAAATAATGGATGCAAATGGAAACACAGCGCTCGTACCAAGGAGCCAAATTTTAAGAGAGTTTCTGCTATATGTAATCCGTATGGCAGAGCATCAATTCAAATGTCGCTTTAAATATTTGCATATTTCAAGTCCAGTTAAATTGAAAACGCAGTTTACAGAGATGTTTCAGTCTATTCTACCAGAGTATCAAATCGAATCAGAATTTGCTCTAGATGAAGGCATGGCAGTTCTTTATAATACCATTGCAAATCAAATCGAAAATAATAGCTTTATAGAAGGAAAAGAATATAAAGCACTTGTGATTGATTGCGGTGGAGGAACAACGGACTTATCTTCCTGCAAATTTCAAATAGAAGACGGCCATATTTCTTATAAAATTGATATTCACACAACATATGAAAATGGGGATACGAATTTCGGTGGTAATAATATAACGTACCGCATTTTTCAATTTATGAAAATTGTATTTGCGAATTATTATAGCCGTGGTAAAAATGCCTACGATATTGATACGTTAATCGACATACCAGGTAAAGATATTTATAGACATGTAGATGAATATGGTGTGGCAGCTGTTTACGAACAATTTGAAAAAGTTTTTTTAGAAGCCGAGCGTATTATACCGACTAGATTTAAGGAATATGAGAACAGAACACGTGATGAATACCTGCGTGTACGTAACAATTATTACTTCCTATGGGAAATGGCAGAAGAAATGAAGAAAGAATTTTATAGAAGAACAGGCATTTTAAGAAGTCGATTCAATGCAGAAAGTGACTCACACCAGGATAGTGATTTAAATGTTACTGCTGTAGAGCGTTGGAGCTTATCAATTGTAGATAATAATCAATTCCAAGATATTTATGATTATCCGAATGTCTTCTTTAATATTAAGGAAATTGACCACCTGATAAAGGGTGATATTTATAATATTGTTCGAGAATTTTTAGAACAGTTTTATGAAGAAGGCACGTTAAATGATTACTCGATTATAAAATTAACGGGCCAATCTTGTAAAATCGATGCCTTTAGAGAGGCGTTGAAAGAGTTTGTTCCAGGGAGAAGCATTGAGTTTCGACAAAAGGCTGAAAGTGTAGGAAAAGTACCCGAATTAAAATTAGCTTGTTTAAGAGGGGCAATCCGTTACTTAAATGCTAGAAGAAGCGGCGTAATTGAAATCAATATGACAAATCATGCTCCTGTTATTCCGTATGCGGTAAGTGCGTTAACACATAACCGTCAAAATAAAGTATTAATCAGTAGTCAAGAACGTTTAAATCAAATCCATGGCACAATTTCTCGACCATGGGGTGTAACAGAAGTTGAATTCTTCTTATGGAGAAGCGATGATACACCATCCCTTAAATTTATTTATTT